The Gracilibacillus caseinilyticus genome segment GCCATCCTTATCTTTCACAGCTTCGATATGTGCGGAAGTTGTAAGGATACATACAGGTTGAGCATCTTCCTTCATATAACGGATTCTTGCTGCAGGATAATTTGGATCAAGCGGTACATATGCTGCACCTGTTTTTAATATTGCTAGCAGCCCAACTACCATGTCTACTGATCGCGACATCGCTAGCGCAACAAACTGTCCTGGTCCTACACCTTTATCTATCATAAGATGCGAGAGACCATTCACTCGCTTGTTCAATTCTTCGTATGTCAGTACGATGTCTTCATAGCTTAATGCCAGTTGATCTGGGTACTTTTGCACTTGTTTCTCAAAAGCGGCAATTACCGTTTCTTCTGCAATTTCCATCTGCTCCGGACTACCTAAGTCTAACATCTTCGCTTTCTGCTGTTCACCTAACATATCAATCTGCGAAATAGTCTGATCAGCTTCAGCTGCTGCATGATCTAGAAAGCGCAGCAATTGATCTACTAGTCTCTCAATAGTGTCTCGTTTAAACAGTTCGGTACTGTATTCTACTAAGCCTTGTAAACCTTCACCTTCATCACGTCCATGTTCAGTAAACTCGAATGTCAGATCAAACTTAGAGGTTCCTACACTGCGAATACTGACGTTGCTGTCTAATTCCGGCAGATCTAACGATGCTTCCGGTGTATTCTGTAAGATTAACATGACTTGAAACAATGGATGCTTCGCTTTCGATCGGACCGGATTCAGCACCTCTACCAGTCTTTCAAACGGCAGCTCCTGATTTTCATAAGCACTAATGTTCACGGAACGAACACGGGCAAGCAGTTCACGAAAACTTGGATCATTGGATGTATCTGTCCGGAGAACAAGTGTATTAATAAATAAACCGACAAGGTCTGTTAAAGACTGTTCGTTTCGGCCAGCCACCGGACTTCCTAATGGAATATCCTCGCCTGCTCCAATTCGCGTTAACAGTGCACTTACTCCTGCTTGCAGAACCATGAATAAACTTACTTCATTCTCTTTCGCAACCTGCTCCAGTCGTTGATGGAGAGAAGGATGGAGTGTAAAGGCAAACGTCCCCCCTTGATGAGTGGATGCTGCAGGTCTTGGATAATCAGTCGGCAACTCCAATTGGTCTGGTAAATCAGCTAGTTCCTGCTCCCAATACTGAATCTGTTCCGCTATGAAACTATTTTTCCCCTGTTCTTCACTAATCAGATCTTTTTGCCACATAACATAATCTGCATAATCAATCGGTAATTCCTCCCAAGCTGGTCTCTCTTGTAATAAACGGGCTTTATAAGCCTCTTGTAAATCCTGTGTGAACGGATAAAGAGACCAGCCATCTCCGACCATATGATGGATAAGCACAAGTAATGTGTAACGTCCATTCCCCTGATCAAATAATCGGATCTGACAAGAGGGTTCTTCCGACAGATGGAAAGAATATTGGACAGCATCTTCTAATACCTGTTCGATATGTTCTGGTTTCACTTTCTCGATAGGAAGTGCCGGTATTACTTGTTCTGCTTCGATGATCGATTGGAATGGTTCGCCATCATGTTCTTTAAAAATAGTCCGAAGCGGCGGATGACGATCGACCACATCACAGAGTGCTTGATGCATGGCTGTCAGATCAAGATTACCTTGAAGCTCAATCACCATCGGGATATTGTAAGTCGGGCTCGCCCCTTCTAATTGATGCAGGAACCATAATCGCTTCTGAGCAAAGGATAAGCCTATCTCGTCTGGTTTTTCCCTTTTTTCAATCGACGGTTTCACCTTTCCTCCCACATTCAGCTGATGAACAAGCCCTGCTACAGTAGGTGCTTCAAACAGCTTACCAATGCTGATCTCCACTTCAAACTCATCTCGAATTCGATTAATTAAACGTCCTGCCAGTAACGAATGCCCCCCTAAATAAAAGAAATGATCATGTACACCAACATGTGGAAGGTCCAGTACCTCCGCAAATAATTCCGTTAAGTGTTTTTCCTGAGGGGTTCTTGGTTCACGATCATGTGAGGTACTCACTTGCTGCGGTGCAGGTAACGCTTTTTTGTTAATTTTACCGTTCGGTGTTAACGGAAAGGCATCGAGTACTACAATTGCTGATGGCACCATATATTCGGGCAAGTATTCGTACGCTAACTCGTGTAATTCCGCAGAAATCGATTCAGATGGCGCTGTGACATAGGCAACGAGACGCTTATCACCAGGGCGATCCTCTCTGACGATTACTTTCGCCTGATATACTTGGTTATGCTTGGCTAATATCGATTCGATCTCACCAGGTTCAATCCGAAATCCTCTTACTTTCACCTGATCGTCTACTCTGCCTCCGTAATGTAATGTACCGTCCGGATTCCATAAGGCACGGTCTCCCGTACAATACATCCGTTCTCCAGCTCCATCAAACGGATTCGCTACAAAACGCTCCGCCGTTAAAGCCGTTCGACGGTTATACCCTGCCGCAAGTCCGTTGCCGGCAATATACATGTTGCCCATTACACCAGGAGGAACTGGCTGGAGACTGTCGTCCAAAATATAGATTTGGGTATTCAGAATTGGTTTACCGATGGATGGCGTCTCTTCCACTTCCTGCTCAAACATCATCGCGGTTGACCAAATTGTTGTTTCTGTTGGACCATAAAGATTTGTGATCTTACATCCTTGCTGATGCAGAGACTGTGCCAACGTTTGTGGCAAAGCTTCGCCACCAACAAGCACTTCTACACCATGTAGTGCATCAGCGTTCTCTGCTACAATCGACTGCCACAATGTCGGGGTCGCTTGCATGATGGTAACGGCCTGATCTTTCATCTTCTCTGTCAATTTTCGTGGATCTTGAATCGTTTTTTTCTCGACAACTATACACGTTGCTCCACTTAATAATGGTAAAAATAATTCCAATACAGATATATCGAAGGCTATCGTCGTGACCGCCATTAACCGGTCTTGTCCGGTAAGCAAGAACTTCTGCCGCATCGCAAACAAGAAGTTCGTAATGCCTCCATGTGTCACCATTACCCCTTTTGGATTACCTGTTGACCCTGATGTATAGATCATATATACAGGATCATCCCAAGTTACGTCAGTCTCTGGGAAGTGTTGCCCTCGGTATGATTGCATCTCTTTTTGTACCAGAGAATTATCGAGCACGAGACAAGGAACATCGTTAGATTGAAAAACGTTCTGGATCTCCTGGTAGGTAATGGCATAGATCGGGCTGGCATCACGCAGCACATAACCAATCCGGTCAGAAGGATAACTCGGATCAATTGGTACATACACAGCTCCAATATTCATCACTGCTAGCATGGCAATTACCATGTCCTCGGAACGCGGCATAGATACTGCAATCACATCGCCTTTTTTGACGCCTCGATGATCTAATACATGGGATAATTGATTGACTTTTTCATCAACCGCGGCATAAGTATAGCTTTTATCACGAAATACAAGAGCTGTCGCCTCTGGTGTTCTACTTCGTTGCTCTCTAAATGCAGAGACAACAGAAATCATCGGGACAACGAGTGGCGTATCATTCCATTTCTCTAGCACTCGATCAAGTTCTTCTTCGAGCAGAAGGTGATAGCGACCGATCGAATCTTCAAAATTTTGATAGGCCAAATCTTTTATGTTTTTCACCATGCGTTGGACATGGAGCGCTACGTCCGTTTGTTTATATATATCGGGATTATAATCAAGATCGATTCTGATTCCTTGCTCGTCTTGCTGGTCATATACATTTACCGATAAATCATCAACAGGTCCTGTAGCTAGTTTGTGGGTAACACCTTTCACTTCACCGAAATGCCAATCATAGGTAAATGGCATAATATTGACTTGAGGTCCAAACAACCTGCTTTGGTCACCAACTTTATTTAAATCACGGCGTAAATCCTCATGCCGGTAATACTGATGCTGCTGGACCTGTTGCATTGCCGCTCTTATTTGGTGTAACAATGCCAGGAAAGACTGATCGGATTGCACTGTCACTCGAAGTGGCAGAATATTCATGACCATTGATGGCACATTGATCGATTTCGAACCCATTCGGTTCATCATTGGAACACTTAAGACAACATCATCTGATCCCGTCAATCGATGAACATATAAGGCGACAGAGGCCATCATCACCTCTGACCAATGAAAACGGTACTGCTGCGCCTTCTTCTTGAGCAGTTCAAACGCAGTTCTATCGAGATAATCTGTGCACTGTCCCACTGTTTTAGGTAACATGGAAGTCTCTTCTGTTAAGCTGACTACTTCAGGCTCATCAGCGAATTGGTCGATCCAAAATAGCCGATCGTCTTCAAATTTCTCTGATTGACGATATGCTTGATCCTCCTCTACCACAGATTCAAACGTTGAACCCTTTCGCTCTTGCTCATCATCAGCTTTTCCGTTTAGCAAGGATTGATAATGATTGACCACAGACTGATTGAGCAGGGTAAAACCATACGCATCTATGGCAATATGATGGATTTTTTGATACCAATAGTAATGGTCTTCCTCTAACTTAAATAAGACCTGCTTAAATAACGCTTCCTTGCTCAAATCAATCGCGGTCGCCACGTCTTCTTTCATCCAACGGTACGCTTGTTCACAAGGGTTCTGTTCATTACTAAGATCCATTAACCGAAACGGTACCTTTCGCTCGCTGCGTATTGTTTGGATCGGTCCGTCACCTTCATCGGCAAATTGCATCTGAAGAGCATCCGCTTCACGCATCGTCTTTCTAATCGCTTCTTCAAAGTAATCAATATGTAACGGACCGCGAATATCGACATACTCTGCCGTATTATAAATCGGGTTAGCCGGTTCAAGCTGTTGTGCATACCATATTCCAGTCTGCGCGCCAGTCAATGGCCAGTGCTGCGCAATTGTCTGCTGCATAAAAACTTGCCTCCCTTTCCAATTAGACACTTTGCTTTTGATAGTTGATTATTTTGGTCCACCAATCATTCAATGTTGGGTTTTCCGCCAATGTGACAAAGTCGACATCGATTCCTTCTTGTCGCAATTCTTCTCTGACACTCATCAATCGGATCGAATCAAGCCCGACATCAAGGAGATTCTCCTGACCTTTCAACTCATCTGGTGATTGGTCCAATAACTCTGCCACTCTATTTCGCAACCCTTCAAAAGAAGTAAATTGTAAGTCGTCTTGCTTTTGCTGTATTGCTTGTAATACTTGCTCTAAAGTGATTGTGACACCACAACGTGTCGCTACATAATTTAATGCCATATGGTGTTTTTCCACAGAAAAATCCGCTATCGCATCAGCTACCAGAAAGCTTTGAACATCCTCCATGAATGCCTCTGTGGCAGTTACTAAACAGCCAATATGCGCATAAACGCCAGTGATAACCAGCTGATCGCGACCTGTAGCTTCAAGAAATGATTGCAAGCTTGTCCGTTTAAAGGCACTATAACGCCATTTTGTTAACACAAGGTCCTCTTCATCTGGTGTGATGGTATCGGTAATTTTGGTCACTGATTCATCATCTGTTAGTCCACCTCCCCAAAAGTCTGTCAGCAGAGCTCTGTCTTTTGGATCCTGATCTCCTGGCTGTGCAGTATAAACAACCGGAATTCCAAGTGCCTTACACTGTTCTTTTAACTTCTCGATGTTATTAACTAGTTCAGGAATTGGCGATTGCTTCTGATCATAAGCATTCAGGAAATACTGCTGCATATCATGAATCAGAAGGACAGCTCGGTCTGCATCCACCTCCCATGAGACACAATTATCTGGTAAATCTTCTTTTGATGGCATTTGATAAGATGGAATGGTTGGTAATCCCATTATCCACACTTCCTTTCTCGTTTATTTTACTTTCACTAATTTATCCGAAATCTGTTGTCTTAATTGCTTTTTGCTCACTTTTCCTAGGGCAGTTTGCGGGAAGGATTCTACCCATTCGACTCGGTCAGGAATCTTGTATGTAGCCAATCCTCGTTCTTCCAAAAAGGAACGGATGACAGCCGTGGTTTGTTTTTCTCCCTTCGGTATGATGAACGCACAAGAACGTTCCCCTAAGAAATGATCGGGCATCGAGACAATCGCTGCATCATACACGTTTGGGTGCGCGAGCAAATGATTTTCTACTTCTTCTGCTGCAATTTTTTCACCACCGCGATTGATTTGATCCTTGTCCCTTCCTTCGACCGTGATACTTCCATCTCCATTACGTCTGACAAGATCTCCTGTTCGATAGAATCCATCATCTGTAAATGATTTCTTATTATGCTGTTCCGCTTTATAATAGCCACGAATTGTATAAGGTCCTCTCGTTAACAGTTCACCTACTTCACCGATCGCAACCTCCTGATCCTCTTCATCTACGATACGAATTTCATCATAGGCTGACATCGGTCGACCCTGTGTATGAATAATCGTTTCTTCCGGATCATCCAGGCGTGTGTAATTGACCAGACCTTCTGCCATACCAAACACTTGCTGCAGCTGACAACCGAAGGCAGGTCGTATTCGTTTCGCACTTTCCGCACTGAATTTAGCCCCACCGACTTGTATCACTTGCAAACTGGAAAAATCATATGAACGTGATTTAATTGCTTCAAGCCAAATCAACGCAATAGGTGGGACCATTCCGGTAATCGTTACTTTTTCCTTTTCAATGAGCGGAAATGCTTCATCCGGACTTGAGCCACTGGATAAAACAATTCTTCCACCTGCATAGATGGTTCCCAACACACCTGGCGAACTTAACGGAAAATTATGCGCAATAGGTAAAACAGTGAGATAGACACTGTCCTCTGTCAGTTCGCAAACCTCGTTACTTTTTATCAAGCTGTACATATAATCATCATGTGTTCGTGGAATCAGCTTCGAACGCCCCGTACTTCCTCCAGACAACTGCAGAAAAGCAACATCTGACGATTTTACATCTGGCTTTTCCAAAGGAGCGTCTTTATATAAATCTGTTAAACTGATAAACTGTTCGACCTCTCCATGAACGATAACATGCTGGAGTGTCGGCACCTCTTCCTTTACGCTTTGAGCCATCGGCAAGTAATTGTAACCGGCATGCTTGTCGGCTGCAATATACGCTTTGGCTTCTGAAAACTCACAGAAATACTGTATTTCACTATAGCGATGAGTTGGTAATGCAAAAACTGGCAAAGCACCTAGATTAAATAAAGCGAAAATCACTTCAAAAAATGCTATCTGATTGGGCAGCTGCACTACGACTCGATCTTCTTTTTCAATACCAAGCTGCTGCAAGCCAACCGCTAATCGTTCCACTCGCTCCTGCAGCTGTGCATAGCTGATATGTTCGTCATGTGTGGAGAGGACGATTCGATCACCGTTCTGTTCTGCCCGGTTTCGTAACATCTCATCAAATGTTTCCCCTTTCCAGCAGCCTTGTTCACGATAATATGCTGCCAATTCCGCTGGCCATGTCGGACAACCTTCCACAAATAATCCCTCCTAGTTATCATGAATTCCCATTGCACGTAGCATGGTTTGCATTTTCGCACCTGTTTCGGCTAATTCTTCCTCTGCTTTCGATCCGGCAACAACACCCGCTCCTGCAAACAGCTGCATCGAGTGATCGGTTGCTTCGGCACAACGAATCGTGACAATCCATTCCCCGTCACCTCGTTCATTGCACCAGCCGACCATACCGGTAAAATATTGGCGGTCAAATGGTTCAATATAGCGGATAGCCTCATGTGCCGCTTCTGTCGGATGACCGCAAACAGCAGGTGTCGGATGAAGAGCTGTCGCTAATTCTAAAGATGATGTTTTTTCATCTCTGACAATCCCTTTCACCTCAGTGGACAGGTGCCACATTGTTTCTGTTTTGATTAAGGATGGTTTATCTGGTACATGAATCATTTCACATAAAGGATCCAGCGACTCTTTCACGGCTCGAACAACCACTGCATGTTCATGAAGGTCTTTAGCAGATTGAATCAGTTCGTCTGCACGTCGTTGGTCTTCCGCCGGATCATTACTGCGAGGACGAGAACCGGCTAATGGATTGGCCATTACCATAAATCCTGACTTAGAAACCAATAGTTCCGGACTTGCACCAATCAATGTTCGAGGTCGATCATTTTCTTTTGGCAAATCAAGCGCAAATGTATAGCCGCTTGGATTATGATGTGCCAGATTGAATAGGATAGATTCGACTTGAATCGGTTGATCCGATGTCATTCGTAAGGAACGTGATAAAACAAGCTTCTCCATATCACCTTTTTTAATCCGATCTAAACCATCATTTATACCTCGTTCGTAATCCTCTGGTATTGGCACAGGCTCGAGTGTATACGAAGCTTGAAGATTGTTATGCTCCTTCACCTCATGATGTTCTATTGGTCCTGCTATTTCAACTTCTTCCGGGACGACCAATTGGGCTGGGTTCTTTTTATCAAAGGGTACTGCACCTATTACGATAGGGTGTGTATGACCTGCTTCTTTCGCCTCGGAAATAGCAGATTGAACCGATTCGGCTAGCGTCGGATACTTAGTATCACCGATACTCCATTCGACTCTAGCAAATACTCCACTACCTTTTAACGTTTGATTTGGCGAGGCAAGAAAGTAATCTCCCACTTCGTATTTGTTCATTAACTCGTTACCAGTTTGCTTTAAAACATCGGTAAGCATCATTGGCTGAAGACCTCCTTTTTGATTTTTCTACTAAACACCAAGGGTTGCACCACCATCGACACATATATCCTCCATCGTCATATGTCCTGAGCAGTCTGATGCCAAGAAAAGAATAGTATCGGCAACGTCTTGGGCTTGTCCCAATTTCTGAAGTGGAATACCGAGACGATATGCCTCCTGTGTACCTTTAATCGATTGCTCTGCTCCATTCGCATCCGTCCACAGTTGTCGTAGCATATCTGTTTCGGTAGATCCTGGTGATACGACATTGCAGCGAATGTTGTATGACGCAAGTTCGAGCCCTAAGCACTTTGTATACATGGTGGCAGCTGCTTTCGATGCTGCATAAGCCGCCATTGACATTCTAGGCATTCGTCCTGCATTCGAGCTAACAACTACAATGGATCCTTGCTCCCTAGATTTCATACGTCGACTTATAGCTTTCGTGACAATAAAAAGTGATGTCGCATTAACTTCAAAAGTTTGCTCCCAATCCTCTTGTGTCAATGCATCCACTTCCGCTAAATGAAGTACTCCTGCAACATTCGCGAGAATATCGATAGCACCTATCCTGTTTTCGACGGTTTCCACTAACTCCTCCACAGCATCAACATCTGAAATATCTACGCAAAATGGCGTGACTTGCGGTTTTTGCTGAAATCTTTCCATGACTTTGCTCTGACAATCGACAGCAGCTACATGTGCTCCTTGTTGTACAAATGATTCAACTACAACACGGCCAATTCCGCCTGCAGCACCTGTAACAATAACTGTTTTGCCTGCTATATCTTGTAATTGCATGTCATCCTCCTTTCCAATAATTACACACACAATTGATAACGATTATCATTATCGGTGATGTCTGTTTAAATGATAACCATTCTCAATGAAAAGCGCAACCCTTTTTCCATTATTTGAAATAAATTAACTAAGTAATTTACATAAAATGGTATATATAACTCTTTACACATTGCTCCCTGATAAATAACTACTACTACAAGGACTTACTGTACACTCAACAGGATTTGTGATGACGAGACGAAGACCAGATGTACTATTTTTAGTAGAATATTGCGCTGATTAGTAACAATATTCAGGAAGAAAGTCTTGATGATAATCTTTATAGTTGTAGGTGAGGTGAACTTACATGTTCAGAAAAGTTTGGAGAAATAAACATATACGTTTCTATCCGCGTGGTAGTGGTATCTCCAAGTTTGGGGATGTGTTATCAGGTATGGCTTTTTTATTTTTGGCATACGATCTCACGAAGTTGAATTCTCTGACAACCGTCATGGCGATTGCGGAAACCGTGCCCTATTTACTATTTGGATTGATTGGCGGTGTTGTGGCAGATTGGGCAAATAAGAAAAAATTATTAATCATACTTGATTTTAGTGCGGGTCCCATTGGTCTTGTCCGTTGTATGCTTCTACTATTTGGATCTAATGTCCTTCTATTACTTACTCATCGTCAGTTTTCTTATTCAGAGTATAGGTTGTTTCTTTAATCCCACGCACAGGACAGTTCTGCCTGCTATTACTCCAGAGGATGACAGAAATATCGTAAACAGCATAAATGATATACTCTCAAGAGGAATTAAGGTCTTAAGTCCCTTTTTGTCTGTGTGGATATTGAATCATTATGGGACAATTCATTTCTTTACCATTGATACGATCACCTATGCAGTGAGTGCGTGGTGCATTTCTAGGATTCCAATAACCGAACATCCCCCCGAATTCGGGAACAAAACGGTTAACAATTTGTTTCATTCCATAGCTGAATTTGCTTATTGGGCAACATCACACCTTACGATAAGACGGCTATTCCTATTTACGTTTATTACCGTATTTTTTAACACATGGGTTTGGGAAGTTGGGATATTACTTGGATGAGATGAGAGGGAATAGCGAAGCATGTCATTTTCAATTTTTCTGATTGGGGGGTTACAACCTTCCTATAATACGAATTATGTAAATGACAAAGTGGTAATTTTGAAAAAATTTATATGCTTAACAAAGCGCCGAAAATATGCCCCGCAGGACGCGAAATGGTTGGCCGGATCGGTATCCCAGCACATGAAACATTTCAAAATTACCCCATAGCCAGTTTTTACATATCCCGAATTATAAGCACCCATTTATACTTCCGATTCAGATAGAAAAAACCATTGCCAATAGATAGACAATGGTTTTGCTGGATAGAAATGATGTTATTAGTTCAAAGTCTCTACTAACTCCAACTTTACAAGCTCTTGACGGATCATTTCCACGACAGCTTCTCGATCGGCTGGGTTATTTTCAAAATCCAAATCATCGACATTTATCTTAAGAATCGGAGAGATATTATACTCATCAAAATAATGACGATATTCTTGATTTAGCCGCTCCCAATAAGCAATCTCTGTATCCAGTTCATATTGTCTGCCACGCTTTGTGATACGACGAACGGCTTCGTCTGTGGAAGCTTCCAAATAAATCATTAAGGCAGGCGGCTGACAGTGTTCAATCATATTTCCAAACAAATCTTTATATATGTTAAACTCTTCAACCGACATATCACCAGAATCCTTCAACATTTTGGCAAAAATGACATCACCATAAATACTGCGATCCAGTACTGCTTTGTTCAATTGGCTCGCATTTTTTATATGACGGAATCGTTCATTCAAAAAGAATACTTGCAGTGGGAAGCTGTAGCGCTCGCGGTCATAATAAAACTTATCCAAGATTGGATTGTTTACTACCGGTTCTTCAAATGGCGTATAGCCAAATTCATTTACAACGATATCCATTAACGTACTTTTTCCAACCCCTACTACACCATCTATTGTAATCATGTTCCATATCTCTCCTTCAATGTTGTCTTTTAGTCCTTTCAGACATTCTTGATAAAAACCCTTGTCTTGTTGTCTCAACCTGTTATCACTCCTTCAGATTGCGTTGGATTATCGGGTTTGCTGTGTTCTGTTTACACTTGATTCATTATACGGAAAATTAATCTATTTTACTATATCCATTCGAATTTTCATTTTACAATGTCGTGAACTCTGTATGTTATACTAAATAAACGCTTAAATCCTGGTCAATGATAGTCTATGGAGGTAAAAAATGAAAAATCATTTCCTTATTGGTGAACTTGCGAAATTATTTCAGTTACCCACTTCTACTCTTCGATATTATGATGAGATCGGTATTTTTCAACCGAAACATAAAGATCCAGACAGTATGTACCGCTATTACTCCGTCGATCAATTCATCGTATTGGACACCATCATCTTTTTAAAAAATCAAGGTTTTTCTATCAAAGATATAAAACAGCATTTGAAACAAAGAAAGCCTGAAAATATGAAAAGCTTATTAGAAAATAAACTTGAAGAAGTCGAGAAAGAAATGGAACGGTTAAATCAGGTATACGCAAAAATAAACAATAAGATTTCTACCATTAATACCGGGCTTTCTCTAAGCGCTAATCCTATTTTAGAATTCAAGTGGTTCCCATCAAGAACGATATCTTTTATCTATAATGATTCACCGATCAATTTACAAGAAGATTTTAATTCACTGTATATAAGGGATTTAGAAGAGATTTCTACATCTGGCATAGGATATGAAGGCTATTTTACTGGTGATTTTGGTAACATTGTTGACTTACAAAGTCTGTATCATGACAAAGAAGTTAAGTATCGCGCAGTTTTTGAAGTGCTCCCTAATGATAAGTACGGACACCGGATAAAACTGTCTAAACTTGACGAAGGTACATATGCATGCTATCCCCACTGCGGACCGTATGAGACGATTAAGACTACTTATTTATACGTATTAGCAGAACTAGAAAAAAGCGACTATCACATCACGGGTGATCCACTCGAAATTATCATGCTTGATGAATCGATCATCCAAGATGAAAAATCATATGTTACTTGGATACAAATTCCAATAAGCAAAGCGACTTGACCTTCAAGTTACTTGAAGCTTTATACTACCTCTTGTGACGAAAAAAGCAGGAGGTATGCTACATGAACAATACACACTCTCATTTAAAACATAAACCTGTGAAAAAGGTTTTTTTCGCTTATTTCTTTCCATCGATATTGGGTATGATGCTGATGTCAGCAAATATTTTAATCGACGGAATATTCGTTGGTAACGGTGTCGGTTCAGCAGGAATTGCAGGGGTAAACCTAGCAATGCCGGTATTCTCACTATTATTTTCAATCGCACTTTGGATCGGTATCGGTGCAGGTACCATGTACTCGATAAACATCGGCAGCGAAGCAAATGATAAAGCAAGCAGCATTTTTTCACTTGCAGTAATCAGTACATTGGTACTGCTATTTTTTATTGGTTTGATCGGATACTTGAACGTTGAAAAAATTGCGATTCTCCTCGGAGCTAATCATGACACCTTATCTTATACCGTTGACTATTTAACTATTCTGTTTTTATTCGGGTGGCTGATTGCTCTTCAGGAGCTGATTAGTATTTTTGTAAGAAATGATGGCAGTCCAAAATTATCCATGATCGCGCTTGGCATGACTGCCTTAGTAAATATCCTGTTGAATTACGTGATGATTTTTGTATTAGATCTAGCAGTTTTTGGCGCTGCTCTCGCTACTGTATTAGCTAGCGTTGTCGGCTTACTCATTCTGTGCCTTCACTTTTTGAAAGCTACCACCTTGCTGAAAATTTCCTTCCAATGGTGGTCATGGCGCTTGCTTGGTCGTATATTTACAGTTGGATTTCCGA includes the following:
- a CDS encoding isochorismatase family protein codes for the protein MGLPTIPSYQMPSKEDLPDNCVSWEVDADRAVLLIHDMQQYFLNAYDQKQSPIPELVNNIEKLKEQCKALGIPVVYTAQPGDQDPKDRALLTDFWGGGLTDDESVTKITDTITPDEEDLVLTKWRYSAFKRTSLQSFLEATGRDQLVITGVYAHIGCLVTATEAFMEDVQSFLVADAIADFSVEKHHMALNYVATRCGVTITLEQVLQAIQQKQDDLQFTSFEGLRNRVAELLDQSPDELKGQENLLDVGLDSIRLMSVREELRQEGIDVDFVTLAENPTLNDWWTKIINYQKQSV
- a CDS encoding amino acid adenylation domain-containing protein is translated as MQQTIAQHWPLTGAQTGIWYAQQLEPANPIYNTAEYVDIRGPLHIDYFEEAIRKTMREADALQMQFADEGDGPIQTIRSERKVPFRLMDLSNEQNPCEQAYRWMKEDVATAIDLSKEALFKQVLFKLEEDHYYWYQKIHHIAIDAYGFTLLNQSVVNHYQSLLNGKADDEQERKGSTFESVVEEDQAYRQSEKFEDDRLFWIDQFADEPEVVSLTEETSMLPKTVGQCTDYLDRTAFELLKKKAQQYRFHWSEVMMASVALYVHRLTGSDDVVLSVPMMNRMGSKSINVPSMVMNILPLRVTVQSDQSFLALLHQIRAAMQQVQQHQYYRHEDLRRDLNKVGDQSRLFGPQVNIMPFTYDWHFGEVKGVTHKLATGPVDDLSVNVYDQQDEQGIRIDLDYNPDIYKQTDVALHVQRMVKNIKDLAYQNFEDSIGRYHLLLEEELDRVLEKWNDTPLVVPMISVVSAFREQRSRTPEATALVFRDKSYTYAAVDEKVNQLSHVLDHRGVKKGDVIAVSMPRSEDMVIAMLAVMNIGAVYVPIDPSYPSDRIGYVLRDASPIYAITYQEIQNVFQSNDVPCLVLDNSLVQKEMQSYRGQHFPETDVTWDDPVYMIYTSGSTGNPKGVMVTHGGITNFLFAMRQKFLLTGQDRLMAVTTIAFDISVLELFLPLLSGATCIVVEKKTIQDPRKLTEKMKDQAVTIMQATPTLWQSIVAENADALHGVEVLVGGEALPQTLAQSLHQQGCKITNLYGPTETTIWSTAMMFEQEVEETPSIGKPILNTQIYILDDSLQPVPPGVMGNMYIAGNGLAAGYNRRTALTAERFVANPFDGAGERMYCTGDRALWNPDGTLHYGGRVDDQVKVRGFRIEPGEIESILAKHNQVYQAKVIVREDRPGDKRLVAYVTAPSESISAELHELAYEYLPEYMVPSAIVVLDAFPLTPNGKINKKALPAPQQVSTSHDREPRTPQEKHLTELFAEVLDLPHVGVHDHFFYLGGHSLLAGRLINRIRDEFEVEISIGKLFEAPTVAGLVHQLNVGGKVKPSIEKREKPDEIGLSFAQKRLWFLHQLEGASPTYNIPMVIELQGNLDLTAMHQALCDVVDRHPPLRTIFKEHDGEPFQSIIEAEQVIPALPIEKVKPEHIEQVLEDAVQYSFHLSEEPSCQIRLFDQGNGRYTLLVLIHHMVGDGWSLYPFTQDLQEAYKARLLQERPAWEELPIDYADYVMWQKDLISEEQGKNSFIAEQIQYWEQELADLPDQLELPTDYPRPAASTHQGGTFAFTLHPSLHQRLEQVAKENEVSLFMVLQAGVSALLTRIGAGEDIPLGSPVAGRNEQSLTDLVGLFINTLVLRTDTSNDPSFRELLARVRSVNISAYENQELPFERLVEVLNPVRSKAKHPLFQVMLILQNTPEASLDLPELDSNVSIRSVGTSKFDLTFEFTEHGRDEGEGLQGLVEYSTELFKRDTIERLVDQLLRFLDHAAAEADQTISQIDMLGEQQKAKMLDLGSPEQMEIAEETVIAAFEKQVQKYPDQLALSYEDIVLTYEELNKRVNGLSHLMIDKGVGPGQFVALAMSRSVDMVVGLLAILKTGAAYVPLDPNYPAARIRYMKEDAQPVCILTTSAHIEAVKDKDGEELIVLDEPAVVKALEQQNDTNPTDRDRSRPVTPMDPAYVIYTSGSTGNPKGVVIPHQNVIRLFGSTDHWFNFDHQDVWTLFHSYAFDFSVWEIWGALLNGGRLVIVPYDVSRSPEAFLELLVKENVTVLNQTPSAFYQLMQADRDNQEIGQSLSLRYIIFGGEAIEAGRLKEWYDRHANDAPKLINMYGITETTVHVSYIEFDQRIVDIRANSVIGQNIPDLGVYVLDNWLQPVPSGVIGEMYVSGDGQALGYLGRQDLTADRFVANPFEPNGARMYRTGDLAKWRDDGSLDYIGRADHQVKIRGFRIELGEIETALSKHQDVNQVAVLVREDKPGDQRLVAYLQINEDKKLETAEWKAYLDSRLPDYMVPSAFVHVEEWPLTPNGKLDKKALPAPQFSGSVSDRTPRTPTEELLCQLFKDVLGLSHVGIDDGFFDLGGHSLLAVKLMSNIKQSFGKDITIASLFEAPTVAGLAEKMEDGESANALDILLPLRKNGTKPAVFCVHPAGGLSWCYAGLMQALGKDYPIYGLQARGIAEERGWPSSIQDMAKDYVAHIKTVQEHGPYHLVGWSLGGNVIHAMANELQRQGEEVGLVVMLDAYPSLYLPIKAAPDDDEALVALLALGGYDPESLREEKVTFENVSELLQEDGSALASLDHETLMNLKDTYVNSVSILKDYQPEPYRGDLLFFRSTIIPEWFDPIYTDTWKPYVTGDIEEYEVACRHKDMCQPAPLAEIGAQILKSLHEGERKHEESI